In a single window of the Geotrypetes seraphini chromosome 11, aGeoSer1.1, whole genome shotgun sequence genome:
- the LOC117369137 gene encoding carcinoembryonic antigen-related cell adhesion molecule 4-like: MEFVFCSRRSHRTWVLAMKVFILTVLLNLGIRPCSANDFQIDLSPRLPKEGEKVLMSLAFGDSIQRVTWYKESQIPENIILIYDPSRNVTEPGLQFTGREKAFPSGSLEISDIQRSDIGKYIIIMTLIDRNLQSMTFLNIMGSPSQGSHFLGLPIWASILIGIVAIGVVAAVIIGVVLLCRRHRSSMGTSANNEIRKPPSHYENYQQQRPLPVATHNSSQSASAYMDLKYSTSSVYEELP; encoded by the exons TTTTGCTGAATCTAGGAATCCGACCTTGCTCTGCGAACGATTTTCAAATTGATTTGAGCCCTCGGCTGccaaaagaaggagagaaagtatTGATGAGTTTGGCATTTGGTGATTCAATCCAGAGAGTAACATGGTACAAAGAGTCCCAGATCCCAGAAAATATTATCCTGATCTATGACCCTTCCAGAAACGTCACTGAACCGGGACTTCAGTTCACTGGCCGGGAGAAGGCATTCCCTAGCGGCTCCTTAGAGATCTCTGATATCCAGAGAAGTGACATTGGCAAGTACATCATCATAATGACCTTAATTGACAGAAACCTGCAGTCAATGACGTTTCTGAATATAATGG GATCACCGTCACAAGGCTCTCATTTTCTGGGGTTGCCCATCTGGGCTTCTATTCTGATAGGCATTGTAGCCATTGGTGTTGTGGCCGCAGTAATCATAGGAGTTGTTTTGCTGTGCAGGAGACATAGAAGCAGCATGG GGACCTCTGCTAATAATGAAATAAGAAAACCTCCAAGCCACTATGAAAATTATCAACAACAGAGGCCGCTGCCT GTTGCAACCCACAATTCATCACAATCTGCATCTGCTTACATG GATTTGAAGTATTCAACCAGTTCAGTTTATGAAGAACTACCATGA